Proteins from a single region of Pleurocapsa minor HA4230-MV1:
- a CDS encoding type II toxin-antitoxin system HicB family antitoxin, whose translation MKSLQDYTVVIRPDDNNTFVAYVPAIEGCHAWGETSAAARAELDNVFAMIQEEYQEIGRSLPQDFELVVNNAS comes from the coding sequence AAGATTATACGGTCGTTATTCGTCCCGACGATAATAATACTTTTGTGGCATACGTTCCTGCAATTGAAGGATGTCATGCTTGGGGGGAAACTTCCGCAGCAGCAAGAGCAGAATTAGATAATGTTTTCGCCATGATCCAAGAAGAATATCAAGAAATAGGGCGTTCTCTTCCTCAAGACTTTGAATTAGTAGTTAATAATGCCAGCTAA
- a CDS encoding type II toxin-antitoxin system HicA family toxin: protein MVLKKWRDPASPKGARECSPRQKGSHARWKHPDGRATTIPIHGKAEIGSWLFQEILKQIGITEEEFNRLR, encoded by the coding sequence TTGGTTTTAAAAAAGTGGCGAGACCCCGCGTCGCCGAAAGGCGCAAGGGAATGCTCGCCAAGACAGAAAGGCAGTCATGCACGTTGGAAACATCCTGATGGGAGAGCAACTACTATTCCTATTCATGGTAAAGCTGAAATTGGTAGCTGGTTATTTCAAGAAATTTTAAAGCAAATAGGAATTACGGAAGAAGAATTTAATCGACTTCGATAA